Genomic window (Capsicum annuum cultivar UCD-10X-F1 chromosome 10, UCD10Xv1.1, whole genome shotgun sequence):
TCTTTGTTAAAGACATTTCCATAGTTCTATGGCAGAAGTTCTTGAAGAAAAAAGTACTAGTAACAGGCACACCAAAAACTTTCTTTCCTCTTTAAttctatgaaagaagtgaaagtGAAGGTCTTGGATACTTGGCCTTTGCGGGAGTCCCTTCCGCGCTGCTTTTGCAGGACTTCTTGAGCGCAAAACTTGATCGACTATGCTGATTTACTTGCCGgacttttttatcatttttagctaCATCCTTGGACTCCTGAAGCTGTTCTAGAGCTTTTACTACTTCATCCATTGTTGGCCTCGACTTGGGGTCCATCGATATGCATTGAAGAGCCAGGATAGCAACTTTCATGGCATGAGTGAGTGAATATTGCCCTTCAAGACGGGCATCTAGAACACGGAAAACTCTACGTTTGTTGGTCAAATAAGGTTTTGCCCAATCAACCAGACTATGTTCCCCCGTGGGTCGATTCTTGTCTATAGCTTTCTTGCCGGATAGAATTTCTAACAGAACTACCCCGAAGCTGTATACATCGCTCTTGGCAGTAAGATGGCCTTCcatgaaaaagaaaagtaatcAGCTCAGGACTTGGTTGCATTATAACAAGTGCCAATTAGCTCAGAGCATAACATTCGTATACACATTTAACCCTCACCTAATCGTATGAACTCTGTATCCAGATACAATTAACAGGACGAGATGACTATATGAGAATGTGCACATAAAGTTCATCTTTTGTAGACAGAGCCGTGTAAAAGGAAACAAATAATACCATCAGGTGGtgaacttgaaaatgaaattGGGTAGCATGGAGACAAACCTGTGGATAGATACTCTGGAGCAGCATATCCATAAGTTCCCATAACCCGAGTAGACACATGGCTCTGATCACCCACTGGACCATCTCTGGCCAACCCAAAATCAGAAAGTTTGGCGTTGTAGTCCTGTAGATGTAGAGCGTAAAATTGAGTGCGAAAGACGAGTATCTTAAAACCTAAAAGATTTCGACATCACCCATGTTGTAAAATTGAGTGCGAAAGACAAGTATCTTAAAACCTAAAAGATTTCGACATCACCCATGTTTTAACAGGACGGACAGTGTAAAGTGACTCTTTGAGATGATATTCACATACCGAGTCGAGCAGAATATTAGAAGTCTTGAAGTCTCTATAAATAACTTTTGTTTCAGCATTATGAAGAAATGCAAGGCCCCTTGCAGCACCAAGTGCCACTTTCATACGAAGGCTCCAAGAAAGTGGTTGGTAGAAAGAACCTCCTGACACAGACAAAAAAACCACATATCATCTAGGAAGCCACAGCTTGTTCAGATGAACCATAAAGAATTACACGGGTAAAGAATATAAAACACGTGCAGAACTCACTCCTAAATAGATGATTCTCCATGCTACCCTTAGGCATAAACTCGTAGACCAAGAGCCTGTGATCTTCCTCTAAGCAATAGCCAATCAATTTAACAAGATTTGCATGCTGTAGTTGCCCAAGATAATTTATCTCAGCCTGCATATTTGCATGGTTGAGAACATAAGGCACGTTGCTTATAATAAGTGGCAGTCACTTTTAGCGAAATGCTATATAAGAACTGGGAGCTAGATGCAAATCAAGTCATCCTATTCATCACAATTTCATTGATCAGATAGGTTCTTTTCCCAAATTCACATATAAGGTTATCTAGCAAAGTCCAGTAATAAATATGCTTTAAAGAACAGATTGTGCAGATAAGCCCACGGAACAATGATTTCACAGAAAC
Coding sequences:
- the LOC107843477 gene encoding probable serine/threonine-protein kinase PBL11, with product MGICLSNQVKVETTFYTVSGLGSRNASGNGTDTSNSNSKRSSASIPPTPRSEGEILQSSNLRSYTFSELRAATRNFRPDSVVGEGGFGSVFKGWVDEHTLAASKPGTGIVIAVKKLNQEGWQGHREWLAEINYLGQLQHANLVKLIGYCLEEDHRLLVYEFMPKGSMENHLFRRGSFYQPLSWSLRMKVALGAARGLAFLHNAETKVIYRDFKTSNILLDSDYNAKLSDFGLARDGPVGDQSHVSTRVMGTYGYAAPEYLSTGHLTAKSDVYSFGVVLLEILSGKKAIDKNRPTGEHSLVDWAKPYLTNKRRVFRVLDARLEGQYSLTHAMKVAILALQCISMDPKSRPTMDEVVKALEQLQESKDVAKNDKKVRQVNQHSRSSFALKKSCKSSAEGTPAKAKYPRPSLSLLS